From the Malus domestica chromosome 17, GDT2T_hap1 genome, one window contains:
- the LOC103405383 gene encoding uncharacterized protein yields MQLVPNDSHKEDITECEPILCQSDISQRPAESSSSCEITAVLGDFPAVDEEAQIFDVNENSKLVNAEQPQCRICLDTEEGEDLIAPCHCRGTQKYVHRSCLDNWRSTKEGFAFAHCTECRAVFILRANVPPDRWWLRLKFQFLVARDHAFIFIIVQLIVAFLGVMVYKFYGDELREMFGYEEHPYGFYTMAVLAIVLVGLLYGFFIAIICGQRINERHYHVLAKQELTKEYVVEDREDNKNAPELDPSHVTELRMLGLY; encoded by the exons ATGCAATTAGTACCAAATGATAGTCATAAGGAAGATATTACAGAATGTGAACCCATCTTATGTCAGTCTGACATTTCACAGAGACCTGCAGAATCTTCATCCTCATGTGAAATTACAGCTGTGCTAGGTGATTTTCCTGCTGTTGATGAAGAGGCACAAATTTTTGACGTCAATGAAAATTCTAAGTTGGTCAACGCAGAGCAACCACAGTGTCGTATTTGCCTTGATACTGAAGAAG GGGAAGACTTAATTGCTCCATGCCATTGCAGAGGTACTCAGAAGTATGTCCATAGATCATGTCTTGATAATTGGAGGTCAACAAAG GAGGGCTTTGCTTTTGCTCATTGTACAGAATGCAGGGCAGTGTTCATATTAAGAGCGAATGTCCCTCCCGATCGCTGGTGGTTGAGATTGAAATTTCAGTTCCTTGTTGCTAGAGATCATGCATTCATTTTCATCATCGTGCAGCTG aTTGTGGCATTCTTGGGAGTGATGGTATACAAATTTTATGGAGACGAACTAAGGGAGATGTTTGGTTATGAGGAGCACCCGTATGGGTTTTATACTATGGCTG TTTTAGCTATTGTTTTGGTGGGTTTGCTTTATGGCTTCTTCATAGCCATAATATGTGGACAGAGAATCAACGAACGGCATTATCATGTTCTTGCCAAACAAGAATTAACAAAG GAATATGTTGTAGAAGACCGAGAAGATAATAAGAATGCCCCCGAGCTAGACCCCAGCCATGTGACAGAACTGAGAATGTTGGGCCTTTATTAG
- the LOC103405382 gene encoding disease resistance protein RPM1-like, with protein MAESAVQFLLDKVAPLFENDLQLLGGVREEIVYLRGELERMTAFLRVADAFEESDEEVKVWVNQVRDIAHDSEDVLDEFTLIQAHDHGTGLYGSIHRFSCCIKNMKAQYRVAAELQDINKRIRKISEVHRRLRHKFMAEQGSGSSTAGQMWDDHRGDALLLEKTDIVGIDEPIKQMVGWLVNGGSGREVVSVAGMGGLGKTTLAKQVYDAAEVKKHFKVSAWITVTQSFKLGDLLEDMIQQLHKAIRRPAPQGTNNMNNNQLKTIIKDFLQKRRYLIVLDDVWHLYVWDSLKYALPNNTCGGRVILTTRKADVASTTSKESGGRVFNLKPLPLLESWELLCKKTFQGNSCPPYLEDIGNSILRKCEGLPLAIVAVSGVLATKDKRRIDQWDMVGHSLGAEMEGNDKLKDLKKVLSLSFNDLPYHLKSCFLYLSIFPEDHLIEHMRLVRLWMAEGFIEAKQGKTLEDVAEDYLNELLNRSMIQAAETTSDGRVKSFRVHDLLREIITSKIRDQNFATIAKEQNIPWPDKVRRLSMHNSLQYVQKNRCASQLRSLFMFGVTEKPVLHTIFPGGFKLLNVLDLQGAPLNAFPVEVVNLFFLKYLSLKGTRVKTIPRFIGKLQNLETLDLKHSLVTELPVEILKLQHLRHLLVYRYEFVPYGDFHSKYGFKVLAKIGALTCLQKLCFIKANQDGGAILRELGKLIQLRRLGIVHMRKQDGKSLCSSLEKLTKLCALSITSVEEDEIIDLQHISSPPLLLQRLYLRGRLETLPHWIPSLHSLVRLYLKWSRLRDNPLVFIQYLPNLVHLELSQVFEGDTLCFGAGGFKKLKHLGIDEFDELRCIEVQVGAMPSLQKLSIQRCISLEKVPSGIEHLKKLKVLEFFDMPEKLIKTLSPHEQGNDYGKVAHIPEVYFTYLRESGWEVYPLEGLNEGENFHQTTSLMKSHELETRWK; from the coding sequence ATGGCAGAGAGTGCAGTACAGTTTCTGCTCGACAAGGTTGCACCTCTTTTCGAAAATGATCTGCAACTTTTGGGAGGGGTTAGGGAAGAAATTGTGTATCTGAGAGGGGAACTGGAGCGCATGACCGCGTTTCTGAGGGTTGCTGATGCATTTGAAGAGAGTGATGAGGAAGTCAAAGTATGGGTTAATCAAGTAAGAGACATTGCTCACGATAGTGAAGACGTGCTGGATGAATTTACACTTATCCAGGCACATGATCATGGGACGGGGTTATATGGTTCCATCCATCGGTTTTCGTGTTGTATTAAGAACATGAAAGCTCAATACCGAGTTGCTGCTGAGTTACAAGACATCAACAAGAGAATCAGAAAAATCTCGGAGGTTCATAGGAGGCTCCGTCACAAGTTTATGGCTGAACAAGGGTCAGGCTCTTCAACTGCAGGTCAAATGTGGGATGACCATCGTGGTGATGCTCTACTTTTAGAGAAAACTGATATAGTTGGCATTGACGAGCCTATAAAACAGATGGTAGGGTGGCTTGTTAACGGTGGTTCTGGACGAGAAGTAGTTTCTGTGGCTGGCATGGGAGGACTAGGGAAGACAACCCTGGCGAAGCAAGTCTATGATGCAGCAGAAGTGAAGAAGCATTTCAAAGTAAGTGCTTGGATCACGGTTACTCAGTCGTTCAAGCTTGGGGATCTCCTCGAAGACATGATTCAACAACTCCACAAAGCCATCCGAAGGCCAGCTCCGCAAGGAACCAACAACATGAACAACAATCAGCTGAAAACAATAATCAAGGACTTCCTGCAGAAAAGGAGGTACCTAATTGTTCTCGATGATGTGTGGCACTTGTACGTATGGGACTCTCTGAAGTATGCGTTGCCTAACAATACTTGTGGCGGCCGAGTCATACTAACTACTCGAAAAGCTGATGTAGCCTCAACAACCAGCAAAGAATCTGGAGGTAGAGTCTTTAATTTGAAGCCCTTGCCGCTGTTGGAGTCATGGGAGCTTCTATGCAAGAAGACATTCCAAGGGAACTCATGCCCTCCTTATTTAGAGGATATCGGTAATTCTATCTTAAGAAAGTGCGAGGGGCTGCCCCTCGCGATTGTGGCAGTCAGCGGTGTTTTGGCCACCAAAGACAAGCGGAGGATCGACCAGTGGGATATGGTTGGCCATAGCCTTGGTGCTGAAATGGAGGGCAATGACAAACTCAAGGACTTGAAAAAAGTACTTTCACTCAGCTTTAATGACTTGCCTTACCATCTCAAGTCATGCTTCTTGTACCTGAGCATCTTTCCCGAGGATCATCTAATCGAGCATATGAGACTTGTTCGGCTGTGGATGGCAGAGGGTTTTATTGAAGCAAAACAAGGCAAAACACTAGAAGATGTTGCAGAGGACTACCTCAATGAACTGTTGAATAGAAGCATGATTCAAGCAGCAGAGACAACATCCGATGGAAGGGTCAAAAGCTTTCGTGTCCATGATCTTCTCCGAGAGATTATCACCTCTAAGATAAGAGATCAGAACTTTGCCACAATAGCTAAAGAGCAAAACATACCATGGCCTGATAAAGTCCGACGCCTGTCAATGCATAATTCTTTGCAATACGTACAGAAAAACAGGTGCGCTTCTCAACTACGTTCTCTGTTTATGTTTGGAGTTACCGAGAAGCCAGTGCTGCATACAATTTTTCCTGGAGGTTTTAAGCTTCTTAACGTGTTAGATTTGCAAGGTGCACCTCTAAATGCTTTTCCAGTTGAAGTTGTCAACCTTTTCTTTTTGAAGTATCTAAGCTTGAAAGGTACGAGGGTGAAAACCATTCCGAGATTTATAGGGAAGCTTCAGAACCTGGAGACTTTGGATCTGAAGCATTCTCTGGTCACTGAACTCCCGGTTGAAAttttaaagcttcaacatcTACGTCATCTTTTAGTATATCGTTATGAATTTGTACCATATGGAGATTTTCACTCAAAATATGGCTTTAAGGTGCTTGCAAAAATAGGGGCTCTAACTTGCCTTCAAAAGCTTTGTTTCATCAAGGCAAACCAAGATGGAGGTGCCATATTAAGAGAGCTGGGGAAACTAATTCAGTTGAGACGGTTAGGCATTGTACATATGAGGAAGCAAGACGGAAAGTCTCTTTGTTCATCCCTCGAAAAGCTGACCAAACTTTGCGCGTTGTCCATAACTTCGGTAGAAGAGGATGAGATCATTGACCTGCAGCAcatttcttctcctcctctacTACTTCAGCGCCTATACTTGCGTGGACGATTGGAAACATTGCCTCACTGGATACCTTCTCTGCACAGCCTTGTTAGATTATATCTGAAATGGAGTAGGTTAAGGGACAATCCGCTTGTATTCATTCAGTATCTGCCGAACCTGGTACATCTCGAATTATCTCAGGTGTTTGAAGGAGACACATTGTGTTTCGGAGCTGGAGGATTTAAGAAGCTAAAACATTTAGGCATTGATGAATTTGATGAACTTAGATGTATAGAGGTGCAGGTGGGAGCAATGCCGTCCCTGCAAAAGCTAAGTATCCAGCGATGTATATCGTTAGAGAAGGTGCCATCCGGGATTGAACACCTGAAGAAGCTGAAGGTGCTTGAGTTCTTTGATATGCCGGAAAAGTTAATCAAGACGCTGAGTCCACATGAACAAGGCAACGATTATGGGAAGGTTGCGCATATCCCAGAAGTTTATTTCACCTACTTGAGAGAGTCAGGGTGGGAGGTCTACCCTTTGGAGGGTCTGAATgaaggagaaaattttcatCAAACCACTTCTCTCATGAAGAGCCACGAACTCGAAACTCGTTGGAAGTAA
- the LOC103405380 gene encoding uncharacterized protein, giving the protein MSRQAQALLSLLLLATCAATGLADAPPPPFSTIPGLFPPGIPGLSSPRTPGEIAKCWSSLQNVPGCASEIYPTILTGKFALGPACCKALVEVDENCLRKLFPLFPSIPAVLKSSCTTAAAPKAARSKQ; this is encoded by the coding sequence ATGTCTAGACAAGCTCAAGCATTACTTTCACTTCTCCTATTGGCAACATGTGCAGCAACCGGGCTGGCAGATGCGCCACCACCGCCCTTCTCGACCATCCCAGGCCTATTCCCTCCTGGGATTCCAGGGCTATCTTCGCCTAGAACCCCAGGTGAGATAGCCAAGTGCTGGTCTTCACTTCAGAACGTTCCAGGGTGTGCATCGGAAATTTATCCCACAATCTTGACTGGTAAATTTGCTCTAGGCCCTGCTTGTTGCAAGGCCTTGGTCGAAGTTGATGAGAATTGCTTGCGGAAGTTGTTCCCGTTGTTTCCATCCATTCCTGCAGTGCTCAAGAGCAGCTGTACTACTGCTGCTGCTCCTAAAGCAGCTAGATCAAAGCAGTAG